One genomic window of Serinus canaria isolate serCan28SL12 chromosome 4, serCan2020, whole genome shotgun sequence includes the following:
- the NKX1-1 gene encoding NK1 transcription factor-related protein 1 produces MNVSRDKVGDISIPAAAAAAVTAPAAGIGGEPRGGCHGEGMDSRGEQRLSAGGELPLYCPANRDRQGDSQSNTPGQEGAVAALPMVHRTTSFSVLDILDPNKFNSKRRQCAGLYKSAGTEFMLGAEDKPEDSGTELAEQKALAEDFDACKKSAELIKDGELYKAEECDLDYSSRPSRSPDSELQDDEELCSEESGSTSGSSGTSGPAAPGEPEPGPLRAETTEAGLPGPQAKPKRKRTGSDSKSGKPRRARTAFTYEQLVALENKFKSTRYLSVCERLNLALSLSLTETQVKIWFQNRRTKWKKQNPGADTSAPTGGGGGGGAGAGLGGGALPGGLSPLSHSPPMGTPLSMHGPGSYAGHPAGGLVCAAQLPFLPSPAVLSPFVLGSQTYGAPAFYTPHL; encoded by the exons ATGAATGTGAGCAGAGACAAGGTCGGTGACATCTCCATcccggcagcggcagcggcggcggtGACAGCCCCCGCGGCCGGCATCGGCGGGGAGCCCCGGGGCGGCTGCCACGGGGAAGGCATGGACAGCCGCGGGGAGCAGCGGCTCTCGGCCGGCGGCGAGCTGCCGCTCTACTGCCCTGCCAACCGGGACAGGCAAGGGGACAGCCAGAGCAACACCCCCGGACAAGAGGGGGCAGTGGCCGCGCTGCCCATGGTGCACAGAACCACCTCCTTCTCCGTGCTCGACATCCTGGACCCTAACAAGTTCAACAGCAAGCGGCGGCAGTGCGCGGGCTTGTACAAATCGGCGGGCACCGAGTTCATGCTGGGGGCGGAGGATAAGCCCGAGGACTCAGGGACGGAGCTGGCCGAGCAAAAGGCTCTCGCCGAAGATTTCGACGCGTGTAAGAAGTCCGCAGAGCTGATCA AGGACGGGGAGCTCTACAAGGCCGAGGAGTGCGACCTGGACTACAGCAGCCGGCCGAGCCGCAGTCCCGACAGCGAGCTGCAGGACGACGAGGAGCTGTGCAGCGAGGAGAGCGGCAGCACCAGCGGCAGCAGCGGCACCTCCGGCCCCGCGGCGCCCGGAGAGCCCGAGCCGGGCCCGCTCCGAGCCGAGACCACCGAGGCGGGGCTC CCCGGCCCGCAGGCCAAGCCCAAGAGAAAGCGGACGGGCTCGGACTCCAAGTCGGGCAAGCCCCGGCGGGCGCGGACAGCATTCACCTACGAGCAGCTGGTGGCGCTGGAAAACAAGTTCAAATCCACGCGGTACCTGTCGGTGTGCGAGCGCCTCAACCTGGCGCTGTCCCTCAGCCTCACCGAGACGCAGGTGAAGATCTGGTTCCAGAACCGCCGCACCAAGTGGAAGAAGCAGAACCCGGGCGCCGACACCAGCGCGCCCAcgggcggcggtggcggcggcggggcgggggccgggctgGGCGGCGGGGCGCTGCCCGGGGggctcagccccctcagccaCTCGCCGCCCATGGGCACCCCGCTCTCCATGCACGGCCCCGGCAGCTACGCCGGGCACCCGGCCGGAGGGCTGGTCTGCGCTGCccagctgcccttcctgcccagccccgcCGTCCTCTCGCCCTTCGTCCTGGGCTCCCAGACTTACGGCGCTCCGGCGTTCTACACCCCGCACCTATAA